In Geobacillus kaustophilus, a genomic segment contains:
- the cysI gene encoding assimilatory sulfite reductase (NADPH) hemoprotein subunit: protein MAKVELKAPDGPPSDVERIKQESRYLRGTLAETMEDPLSAGIPDDDNRLMKFHGSYLQDDRDVRTERQKQKLEPAYQFMIRVRTPGGVATPEQWLVMDELARKYANGTLKLTTRQAFQLHGVLKWNVKKTMQAINGVLMTTLAACGDVNRNVMCNPNPYESEVHAEVYEWAKLISDHLLPRTRAYYEIWLDDEKVAGTPQVDGEEEPIYGPTYLPRKFKIGIAVPPSNDVDVFSQDIGLIAIVEDGKLAGFNVAIGGGMGMTHGDKTTYPQLAKVIGFCKPDQVVEVAEKIMTIQRDYGNRSSRKHARFKYTVDRLGLETVKEELERRLGWKLGEARPYHFEHTGDRYGWVEGVNGTWHFTLFVEGGRVKDYDDYKLMTGLREIAKVHTGDFRLTANQNLMIANVTSEKKLEIEALIAEYGLTDGRRYTALRRNALACVALPTCGLAMAEAERYLPKLLDKIEEMIDENGLRDDEITIRMTGCPNGCARHVLAEIAFVGKAVGKYNMYLGAAFNGTRLGKLYRENIGEEEILRELRVLLSRYAKERLDGEHFGDFVIRVGIVKEVTDGTNFHD, encoded by the coding sequence ATGGCGAAAGTCGAGTTAAAAGCGCCGGACGGACCGCCAAGCGATGTTGAACGCATCAAGCAGGAAAGCCGTTACTTGCGCGGCACGCTCGCCGAAACGATGGAAGACCCGCTCAGCGCGGGCATTCCAGATGATGACAACCGGCTGATGAAGTTCCACGGCAGCTATTTGCAAGACGACCGCGACGTGCGCACCGAGCGGCAAAAACAAAAGCTTGAGCCGGCGTATCAGTTTATGATCCGCGTCCGCACGCCGGGCGGGGTGGCGACGCCGGAGCAGTGGCTCGTCATGGATGAACTCGCCCGCAAATACGCCAACGGCACGTTGAAACTGACGACGCGCCAAGCGTTTCAATTGCACGGCGTCTTGAAATGGAACGTGAAAAAAACGATGCAAGCCATCAACGGCGTGCTGATGACAACGCTCGCCGCCTGCGGCGACGTCAACCGGAACGTCATGTGCAACCCGAATCCGTACGAGTCGGAAGTGCACGCGGAAGTGTACGAATGGGCGAAGCTGATCAGCGATCATTTGTTGCCGCGGACGCGGGCGTACTATGAAATTTGGCTTGATGATGAAAAAGTCGCCGGCACACCGCAAGTCGACGGAGAAGAAGAGCCGATTTACGGTCCGACGTATTTGCCGCGGAAGTTTAAAATCGGCATCGCTGTTCCGCCGTCCAACGATGTCGATGTGTTCTCGCAAGATATCGGGTTGATCGCCATTGTCGAGGACGGCAAACTCGCCGGATTTAATGTCGCCATCGGCGGCGGCATGGGGATGACCCATGGGGATAAAACGACGTATCCGCAACTGGCGAAAGTGATCGGTTTCTGCAAGCCGGACCAAGTCGTTGAAGTGGCGGAAAAAATCATGACGATCCAGCGCGACTACGGCAACCGCTCGTCACGCAAACACGCCCGCTTCAAATACACGGTCGACCGGCTCGGCCTTGAGACGGTCAAAGAGGAGTTGGAGCGCCGCCTCGGCTGGAAGCTTGGTGAAGCGCGCCCGTACCATTTCGAGCATACCGGCGACCGCTACGGCTGGGTCGAAGGCGTCAATGGCACATGGCATTTCACACTCTTTGTCGAAGGCGGCCGTGTCAAAGACTATGACGATTACAAACTGATGACCGGTCTGCGCGAAATCGCCAAAGTCCATACCGGCGATTTCCGGTTGACGGCGAATCAAAACTTAATGATCGCCAATGTTACGAGCGAGAAAAAACTGGAAATCGAGGCGCTCATCGCCGAATACGGCCTAACCGACGGCCGGCGGTACACCGCCTTGCGCCGCAACGCGCTCGCCTGTGTGGCGCTGCCGACATGCGGCTTGGCGATGGCGGAAGCCGAGCGGTACTTGCCGAAACTGCTCGATAAAATCGAGGAAATGATCGATGAAAACGGCTTGCGCGATGACGAAATCACGATCCGCATGACCGGCTGTCCGAACGGCTGCGCCCGCCACGTCCTCGCCGAGATCGCCTTTGTCGGCAAAGCGGTCGGCAAATACAACATGTACCTTGGCGCCGCGTTCAACGGCACGCGCCTTGGCAAGCTGTACCGCGAAAACATCGGTGAAGAAGAAATTTTGCGCGAACTGCGCGTTCTCTTGTCCCGCTAT